The DNA region TGCAGCAGTAAAGTTGAAACAATTGAATCGAGAGAGTTATCATGAGGGCGACCAGTAGCTTTATTGTAGTGAAAATACCAATTTACAGGTATTAACTCAGAAATATTAATATATTGGTCAAGAAGCTCAAGTAAGTGAGGTTTTTGAACAACAAATTTATTAAAATCATCAATAAAATCAGAAAAATGAAGTTGTGTTATCATGCAGGATCTCCTTTCACTTTGGTATGAATTTCAATATTTGGGATAATATACAATTCAACAAAAGTGGAGGAAAATCCTGCTGATATATAAGGTGAAACCCTTTAAAATCAATAATTTTGGGGTTTTACAAAAGGCTAAAAAAGTTAATTGATAAGGAGGGATATTTTGAAAGTAGAAGATATCATTAAAATAATTGAAGCATTAGGTAAAACAGAACTGACAGAATTTTACCTAGAAAGTCACGATTTTGTCCTTAAAATGGGTAAAGGAACTACTAATAATTATGGACAGGTGGAAAAAGCAGAAAAAAGACAGCCCCTTGAGGCTGTAAATAAAAAAGAACTGTTTTTAGAAGAAATTAATGATAAAAATAAAATGGGAGAGAACCTGAAAGAAAATATTCTTAAAGAAAATGTTAAAGAAAATCTTGTGAAAATCACTTCACCAATGGTAGGTACTTTTTATAAAGCACCTTCCCCTGACTCCCCTCCCTTTGTTCAAGAAGGGGATACCGTTAAAAAAGGGGATACTTTGTGTATTATAGAAGCTATGAAATTGATGAATGAAATTGAATCAACGGAAAATGGTAGGATAGTAAAAGTATTGGTGGAAAATGGTGAACTTGTGGAATACGGTCAAACCCTATTTCTAATAGAACCGGTTTAAGGGGGAATTTTTAATGTTTAAAAAAATTCTCATAGCAAATAGAGGAGAAATAGCTGTAAGAATAATTCGGGCTTGTAAAGAATTAGGGATTGGGACAGTGGCAGTTTACAGTGTTCCGGATAAAGGTTCTTTACACGTAGCATTAGCCGATGAAGCTATCTGTATTGGTCCTGCCAACCCAAAAGAGAGCTATCTGAATATGCAAAACTTAATTACCGCTGCCAAAGCTACCATGGCAGATGCCATTCATCCTGGCTATGGTTTTTTAGCAGAAAACCCTGCTTTTGCAGAGCTCTGTGCCCAATGTAATATTACTTTCATTGGACCAAATCCTGACTCTATAGAACAAATGGGTCAAAAGGCAGTTGCTAGGGAAAAAATGATTAAAGCCCAAGTTCCAGTGGTTCCAGGAAGTTCTGGGATAGTAGAAGATATAGAAGAAGGGATAAAGATAGCAAAGGAAATTGGCTTTCCTGTTCTAATTAAAGCTACTGCCGGTGGTGGTGGTAAAGGAATGAGGGTTGTTCAAAATCTAGAAGAAATGGAAAAAGCCATGGAATTAGCCAAACAGGAAGCTTTAAATGCCTTTGGAAACAGTGGAGTATATATAGAGAAGTTTATCGAAAAACCTAGACATATAGAAATTCAAATTTTGGCAGATAAACATGGCAATATAGTTCATTTAGGAGAAAGGGAATGTTCTATCCAGCGCCGTCATCAAAAGTTGATAGAAGAAGCACCTTCACCTATTATAGATGCAAATTTAAGGGAGAAAATTGGAAAGACAGCAGTAAAAGCGGCAAAAGCTGTTAATTATGACAGTGTGGGAACCATTGAATTCTTGTTAGATAGCAATAATAATTTTTATTTTATGGAAATGAATACTAGAATTCAGGTGGAACACCCAGTTACTGAAATGATTACAGGAATAGATTTAATTAAGGAACAAATTAAAGTAGCTTACGGTTTACCTTTAAGTTTTACCCAAGATGATATAAAATTTACTGGTTGGTCTATAGAATGTAGGATCAATGCTGAAGATGTAAGTAAAAATTTTATGCCAACTCCAGGTAAAATAGAAAGGCTAATTATTCCCGGAGGTTATGGTGTAAGGATAGACTCCTTTGTTTATCAAGGGTACTCTATTTTGCCCTTTTATGATTCTATGGTAGGTAAAATAATTGTTTGGGCTCCTAATAGAGTAGAAGCTATTAAAAAAATGGATAGGGTGTTAAATGAATTTGTCATTGAAGGGGTTTCTACAACTATTCCCTTAGCCATAGAAATACTAAATCACCCTAAATTTGTCCAAGGAGATTACAACACTAAATTTTTAGAAGAAGAAATCCTATAAAAAGGGGGGTAATAAATGCTTTTTAAAAAGACCAAATACATTGCTGTAGATAGGGTTAAAACTGGAGAAGCAGCCAATGACGTTCCTAAAGGAATAGTAATTAAATGCCCCCAATGTCAACAAGTTTTGTTTCAACGGGAATTAATGGATAATCTTAAGGTTTGTAATAAATGTAACCATCACTTTCCCTTAACAGCTAAAGAAAGAATAGATTTAATAGTTGATCACGGAACCTTTGAAGAATGGGATAGGGAAATGGAGAGTAAAGATCCCTTAAACTTCCCAGAATACAAAGATAAACTAGAGAAAAGTAAAGCAACTACTAATCTTAAAGAAGCTGTAGTTACAGGGGTAGGAAAAATAAATGGTCAAAGGGCAGCTTTAGCCATTTTAGATGGCAGTTTTATGCTAGGGAGTATGGGTTCAGTTGTAGGGGAAAAGGTTACCCGGGCGATGGAGCGGGCCATCAATCAAAAAATTCCCATGATAGCTTTTACCGCTTCAGGTGGTGCCAGAATGCAAGAAAGTATTCTTTCCCTTTTCCAGATGGCTAAAACCAGTGCAGCCGTAAAAAAAATGGATGATGAAGGGATTTTATACATTACTGTTTTAACTGACCCAACCACCGGTGGTGTGACGGCAAGTTTTGCTTCCTTAGGTGATATTATTTTAGCAGAACCAAATGCTTTAATTGCCTTTGCTGGCCCTAGGGTAATAGAGCAGACTATTAGACAAAAATTGCCGGAAGGTTTTCAAAGGGCAGAATTTCTACTGGAACGGGGCTTTATCGATAAAGTTGTCACTAGACGGGAACTTAAAGAAACTATTAGTAAAATCATCTACCTCCATTCACTGAAGGGAGTGGGTAAAAAATGGTAGATAATTTAGAACAGCAATTAAATGAGTTAGAAAAACGGATCAAGGATTTAAAGGAATTTGCTTTATTACAAAATATCGATTTAAATAACGAAATAGAGCTTTTAGAAAAAAAGGCCTTTACTATTAAACAAGAACTTTATAGAAACTTGACACCTTGGCAAAAGGTACAAATTGCCCGGCATAATCAAAGGCCTACAACTTTACAATATATTAAAGGAATATTTCAAGATTTTATCCAGTTACATGGTGATAGATACTTTAAAGATGATCCCGCTATCGTTGGAGGGATCGCCCGCTTAGGGGATACTCCTGTCACCGTCATAGGTCATCAAAAGGGAAAGGATACAAAGGAAAACATCTACCGGAATTTTGGTATGCCCCATCCAGAAGGCTACCGAAAAGCTTTGCGTTTAATGAAACAGGGGGAAAAGTTTAAAAGACCCATTATCACCTTTATTGATACTCCCGGTGCCTATCCAGGCTTGGGGGCAGAAGAGCGGGGACAGGGAGAAGCCATTGCTAAAAATTTAATGGAAATGTCAGGTTTAAAAGTTCCCATTATCGTCATTGTAACCGGTGAAGGTGGCAGTGGTGGTGCCTTAGCATTAGGGGTAGGGGACTCTATTTTGATGATGGCTAATTCCGTGTATTCTGTTATTTCCCCTGAAGGTTGTGCCGCAATTTTGTGGAAAGATGCTACAAGGGCAAAGGAAGCGGCAGATGCTTTAAAGTTAACGGCAGATGACCTTTACCGCTTAAAAATTATCGATGAAATTATCCCAGAACCTCAGGGAGGGGCCCATAAGGATATCGAGAAAACTATGGCGGCGGTAAAAGAGGGGATAGAACGACACCTAGACATTTTATCAGGGTTCACCCCCGATGAATTAGTAAAAAGGAGATATCAAAGATTGCGAAAAATTGGTGAATACCTAGAGTAAAAGGACCGACTAAATGTTGGTCCTTTTATCTATTTAGTAGATGAGGAGTTAGCTATAAAAAATATGAATAGATTTGGAAAGGGTTGGCTATGCTAAATTATGAAAAATCTACTTATGAGGTGAAAGATCCATGGCAAAAGAAAGGGAACAATGGGGATCAAAACTAGGTTTTATTCTAGCAGCCGCTGGTAGTGCCATTGGTTTGGGCAATATATGGCGTTTTCCCACAGTTGTTGGTCAAAGTGGAGGAGGAATTTTTATATTAATTTATTTGATAATTATCTTTTTAATTGGTATCCCGTTAATGATTTGTGAGCTAACTATAGGTAGGAGGGGGAAAAGCAATATTGTTAGAGCTTTTAAAGGGATAAAACCTGGTAGTCCCTGGTGGATAATTGGAGCATTAGGGGTAGCTGCCGGTTTTATCATATTATCTTTTTACTCTGTAATAGCTGGTTGGTCAGTAGCTTATATATTTAAGTTTTTAAGTGGGGGATTAAATAATTTAGGTGTCAGGGATTCAGGGGAAGTTTTTGGTAGTTTTGTAGCTTCACCAATTGAACCATTAATCTGGCATGGAATATTTATGGCAATGACCATTGGTATTGTTATTTTTGGCATAGATAAGGGGATTGAAAAGGCTAGTAAAATTATGATGCCGATACTTTTTGTATTACTACTACTATTAGCTTTAAGAAGTATTACCCTACCGGGAGCATTTGAAGGTTTGAAATGGTATCTAACCCCTAATTTAAAGGCAATTAATATTAAAATTATTTTAGGGGCATTAGGACAGGTGTTTTTTAGTTTGAGTCTAGGGATGGGTGCTATGATGACCTATGGAAGTTATTTAACAGATGATAATGATATACCTAACTCCGCTATGTTGATATCTTTAGCAGATTTAAGTATTGCTGTATTGGCAGGATTTATTATTATCCCAGCAGTTTTTGCCTTTGACTATGAACCTAATGCCGGCCCTTCATTAATTTTCATCACATTACCAGCAGTTTTTGCTTTCCTTCCTTTAGGCAATATTTTTGGAGGATTATTCTTCAGCCTTCTAACTATTGCTGCCTTAACTTCTGCTATTTCACTTTTGGAGGTACCTGTAGCATATTTTATAGAAGAATTTAAGTGGTCTAGAAAGGAAGCTTCAATTATACTGGGGTCTGTGATATTTATCTTAGGTATCCCTTCTTCATTATCTATGGGAATTTTAGGGCAGACCCTCATTTTCGGCAAAGGATTTTTAGATTTTATGGATTTCTTCTCATCTAATTTAATCTTACCAATAGGGGGACTTTTAACAGCATTATTCGTAGGTTGGGTATGGGGAGATAGGGGAATATTTAATGAATTAGAAAAAGGAAGGGTTACTTTCACATTGAAAAATATCTGGTTTAGTATAGTAAAATACCTCTTACCTATAGTACTTTTTTATATTTTAATCACAGGTCTAATTTAAAAAAAGGAATATTTCTTTTTTTGTCTAAATATAAAAGTAAAAAAGGGAGGGGATTTAATGAACATTTATGACAAAGCCTATGAATTAGCTAAAAGTTTGAAAGAACTGCCAGAGTATAAAGAATACCAACGTTTAGCAGAAATTATTAAAAAAGATTCCAATACTTTAGAGATTTTACTAGATTTTAGAAAAAAGAATTATGAAATTCAAAAAATGCAGTTAGCAGGGAAAACAGTTGATCCTAAAAAAATAGAAGAAGGGAAAAAATTATATGAGATTATAAAATTAAATAAATATGCAAATGATTTTTTGGCAATGGAATATCGCTTAGGGAAAATAATTTTAGATCTCCAAAGGATATTAGGGGAAAGTATAAAAATGGAGTTTCCCGTTGAAGATATAACACATTAATGATAGATCATTAACTTGTTTTAAAAAAGTCTTCCTATAACTATTATGGGAAGACTTTTTCTATGTAAATTCTTGTCGAAAAAAATCGAAAAAAGGGATTTTAGGGCAAAAAATAGAGGAAAATAAAGATATAGAGAGATAAATTGGGTAAATGGACAATATGGGAGTTTGAGAGGAAAAAAAAAGTTAGATATAATATAATTGTAATTAGGACAAGCTCTTATAGATAAGCCTTCTCCTATAACCTTCCAGATTCCCCCCTCGTATCTGGAAGGTTTTTTCTTTTTTATGAATAATATCCCCAAAAAAGGTGATTATAACTGTAGGTGACTAACCTAATTTTGTTTTAGATAACTTGGAGGTGATATAGTGACTTATTTTATTAATCACGATTGTATTTCTTGTGGTGCTTGTGAACCAGAATGTCCAGTAGATGCTATAAGTGAAGGTGAAGACAAGTTTGTCATTGATGCTGCTAAATGTATTGATTGTGGAGCTTGTGCAGATGTTTGCCCTGTAGATGCTCCTAAACCAGCAGATGAAGCTGAATAGAATTTAATTATAAATAAAAGCTGGTGTTAAAACACTAGCTTTTATTTATAATTTCCCTTGACTTTTAATGAATGAAAAATTATACTAACTATTGTATATGTGATTAAACAAAAATTAAGAGGGTGGTAAAATGGAAAGACTTACCGACAGGGAAGAACAAATTTTAAGGGTTTTAATGAATGAGCCCATGTTATCACAAGATGAATTGGCGGAAAGGTTGGATGTATCTCGGTCTGCAGTCGCTGTACACATCTCTAACTTAATTAAAAAAGGATACATTTTAGGTAGGGGATATGTGTTTAATGAAGAAAAAAAAGTTGTAGTTGTAGGGGGAGCTAATTTTGATTTAATTGGTAAAGGGAATAATAACTTAAAGTATAAAACATCTAACCCCGGTAAAGTAATGAAAACAGTAGGGGGAGTAGGAAGGAATATTGCTGAAAACTTAGGGAAATTAAAAATACCAACAACTTTACTAACTGCTGTTGGAAAAGATGGTTTAGGGGATAGTATTTTAAAAAGAACAAAAGAATCAGGGGTAGATGTCAGTTTGGTTTTAAAAACTGATAAATACCCGTCAGGTACATACATAGCCATACTAGATGAAAACAATGATTTAGCTTTAGCTTTAGCAGATATGGATATAGTGGAGTTAGTTGATAGAAACTATATTAAAGAGCGACTTTATGCTTTGAAAACTGCTAATATAATAGTATGTGATACTAATGTTCCGGTAGATACAATAGAAGTATTAGCTGATTACTGTAAAAATACCGAAACATTATTTGTAGTAGAACCGGTTTCAGTTGAAAAGGCACAAAAAGTGAAAGGACTCCTTTCTTCTATTGATATTTTCACACCAAATAAAGAAGAAATGGAATCTCTCTGTGGTTTTCCGTTAAATTCACTAAATGATTATCAAAAAGCAGGTAACTTTGCTTTGGAAAAGGGAATTAAAATTTTATTATTAAAACTAGGAGCAAAAGGTTTATATATCCATAGTGAAGGTTATCAAAATATCTTCCCTTCCATAGCCTCAAATATCGTTGATGTCACTGGAGCGGGAGATAGTTTGGTAGCAGGTTTTATAGCTTCATATTTTGAAGGTCACCCTTTAGAGAAGTGTTGTCAATATGCTTTAGCGGTTGCAGCCTATACATTAGAGTTTAATGATACAGTAGCCTATGATTTAAGTTGGGCAAAAATACAGACAATATTGGGGGAATAGAAAATGAAATTATCATTTAGTCTAGAAGTAAAAAAAGCTTTAGAGGAAAAGAAGCCTGTGGTAGCATTAGAAAGTACAATAATATCCCACGGCATGCCTTATCCTAAAAATTATCAAACAGCTTTAGAAGTTGAAAGGATAGTTAGGGAAAATGGGGCTATTCCAGCTACAATAGCAATTATTGGTGGTACTATCAAGGTGGGTTTATCCCAGGAAGAAATAGATTATTTAGCTAAAACACCGGGAGTTTACAAAGTAAGTAGGAGGGACTTACCCTTTATCGTAGCAACAGGTAAAGATGGTGCCACTACAGTATCAGGTACTATGATTGTAGCTGCTATGGCAGGGATAAAAGTTTTTGCAACAGGGGGTATAGGAGGTGTCCATATAGAAGGGGAAAACACCATGGACATTTCCGCTGATTTAACAGAATTAGGGCAAACAGATGTGGCAGTAGTTTGTGCAGGGGTAAAATCTATTTTAGATATCGGTAGAACTTTAGAGTACTTAGAAACTTTAGGAGTTCCTGTTATCACCTATAAATCCAGGGAATTTCCCGCCTTTTTCAGTTCAAAAAGTGGTTTTCCTTCTCCTTTATCTACTGATAAAGTTGAAGATATTGCTAATACCATCAAAACTAAATATACTTTAGGGTTAAAAGGTGGGGTAGTTATAGCAAATCCTATCCCTGAAGAATTTGATTTTGATGGAGAAATTATTGGAAAGGCAATTAGAGATGCTTTAAAAGAATGTAAAGAAAAGAATATTAGAGGGAAAGAGGTAACACCTTTCTTACTCCAAAAAATTGTAGATATAACAGGGGGAAAAAGCTTACAATCTAACATTGCCTTAGTGAAAAATAATGCTAAGTTGGCAGCGGACATAGCAAAACTGCTTTAGTGACAGGAGGTCAGTATAATGGAAAATATCTTCCAAAAGGAAGTTATAACAGAGGGGATTAATCTTTATTTATATCAAACAAAAAAGTATAAAACAGTGTCTTTCCGAGTTTTTCTTTACAATAAAGCCGATGAAGATATCACAAAAACTGCATTAATTCCCTTTGTTTTAGCTAGGGGAACGGAAAATTATCGGGATAATCTAACGATCAGAAAGAATTTAGCAAACCTTTATGGTGCCCAGCTAGCCAGTGGTGTTACAAGGCGAGGTGATGCAATTTTATTAGATTTTAGGTTAGAAATGGTCAGCCCTAAATTTGTTAAAGAAAAAAACTATTTAGCTAAGGGATTAGATATTTTAAAAGAAGTAATTTTTAATCCCTTTACAATAGATGAAGGATTTAATCCCCTATATGTTGATGGGGAAAAGGAAAATATAAAAAATAGGATATTAGCTGTATTAAATGATAAAGGGAGATATGCCTTTGAACGGGCAATCCAGTTGATGTGCCCAAATGACCCTTATCGCTTTTTTAAATATGGTAAATTAGAAGATTTACCCCAAATAACCCCCCAAAACCTTTATGGAAAATATAAAGAAATTGTGGAAAATTGTCCTATAGATGTTTTTGTAGTTGGAGATTTTGAAAAAGAAGAGATAATTAAAATTATTAAAGGGAAATTTAATTATCCCAGAAAAGAATTAAAAGTGTTAGCTAAGCCTAAAAGGGTAGAGTTTTTAGGATATAAAGAAGAAGTAGAGGAAATGGAAGTTAACCAAGGCAAATTAGTAATGGGTTTAAAAACTCCTATAACACTGGAACATCCTCTATACCCAGCTCTACTGATGTACAATGGCATATTAGGGGCTTATCCCCATTCAAAATTGTTTAAAAATGTCAGGGAAAATGCCAGCTTAGCTTATTACACAGGTTCTAACTTAGAAGGTTTAAAAGGTTTAGTATTTATCTTTGCAGGTATTGAAGCTAAAACATTCCAGCAAACTATCGGAATAATTAAAGAACAGTTAGAGGATCTGAAAAAGGGCAATATATCTGAGAAAGAATTCCAGTATACATATCTAAGTTTAGAAAGCAGTTTATTGGAGACCTATGATGAAGTTGGAGGTCAGATAGGGTACTTTGTAGATGGAAATTTAGTAGGTAAAAAAATGACTATACCCGATTTAATAGAAAGCTTAAAGAAGGTAAATATAGAAGATGTGGTGGAAGTGGCAAAAAGTGTAGAACTAGAATTGATTTATTTCCTTAAAGGAAAGGGTGGTGAATAAAATGGCTATTGAAACCTTTGAATTTAAAGAGGTAGGGGAAAAAGGATATAGGTGGGAGCTGGATAATGGTTTAACAGTATTTTATCTTCCTAAACCTAACTTTAAAAAAACCTTTGGGGTTTTTGCTGCTAATTATGGGGCAGTGGACTTTGCAGTAGAAAATTATAATTTTCCACCAGGAATAGCCCATTTTTTAGAACATAAATTATTTGAAGAACCCCATGGTAATATCGAAGAGGAATTTGCTAAATTAGGGGTTAATGTTAACGCCTTTACTACCCATATCCACACTTGCTACTTCTTTTCTGCTACAGGTAATTTTTATACTGCCCTTGAACTATTGTTAAACTTTGTTCAAGCTCCCCATTTTACAGAGGAAAATGTCAAGAAAGAACAAGGGATTATTGCCCAAGAAATAGAAATGTATCGGGATGATCCTAATTGGGTTGTTTACTTAAATCTCCTAAAAGCCCTTTACCCTAATCATCCAGTAAGTAAAGATATAGCCGGTACCATTGAAGATATTATGAAAATAACTCCACAAATCCTTTACCAATGTTATAACAGGTTTTATAATCCCCATAATATGGTGTTGTTGGTGGCGGGGGATTTAGATTTACTTAAATTAAGGGAATTTATTGAAGAAAATCAAAAGGGTAAAAAGTTTGGTGAAAAGTATAAATATATCAGAAACATATCCTATGACCCTTTTATCCCAAATAAAAAATTAGTCGAAGAAAAAATGGAAGTAGCTAGACCTATTCTTTGCATGGGATTTAAAGATAAAGATGTTGGGCAAAAGGGTAAAGAACTGTTTAAAAAAGAAATAGCAACTTTGTTGTTAATGGAAACTATTTTAGGTAGAGGCTCTAAACTATATAACAATTTATACGATGAAGGGATAATAGACAGTAGTTTTGGTGTGGAATACACAGCTGAAGATGGGTTCGGACACACTATTTTATCTTTAGAAACCGATGATCCTTTGGGATTTGTGGAAAGATTAGAATTAGAAATAAACAAAATTAAAGAACAGGGACTAGATAAAGAAGAATTTATATTAAATAAAAGGAAATTAGAAGGTTTAAATTTGATGGAATTAAATTCTATGGAAAATGTCGTGTTAGGTTTTATGGGTGATTATTTTAGAGATTGTAATTATTTTGACAGGGTACAGGTAATCAGGGAAGTTACCTTTGAAGATGTTCAACAAAGGCTTTATGAGCATTTTGATTTTAAAATGAGTGCTATTTCTATTATTAACAATAGTATCTTGACAAAGAAAAGGTAAATATGATAATATAGCTTTTGTAAGAGGAGAGCCGAAGTGGCGGAATTGGCAGACGCACTTGACTCAAAATCAAGGGGCCTCAAACCGTGCCGGTTCGAGTCCGGCCTTCGGCACCATTTTATTCAATCTACAGAAAGTTTAAGGGCTTGCAGTTGCAAACCCTTTTTTGTTATTTACCATGTATGTTGGCAATCTTTACATATATATTCTTTTTCTAAACTTCCTCGGAAATAGAATCCGAAAATTCCATGGACATTTTCTTTTGCTTCAAGTTTTTCTATTGAGGTGCTATTACATTTAGGGCAGTGGATGTTATTATCAGTTTTAACTTCCATAAAAATCCCCCCTTAATAATTTTTGTATATATATTATATATAAAAATTTAGAAAATTAAAACATGGATTTTTTAATATTTATAAATTGCCTTTATGGGAGGTTTTTTAGTGGAACCTTTATTAGAGAAAAAAATAGTTGAAGGCCTTAAAAAAAGGGAACTCTCCAGTTTTGAAGAGTTTATCAAAGCTTATCAAAGGGATATTTATAATATCGCCCTTAGATTTTTAAATAATGAACAGGATGCCTTAGATGTCACCCAAGAAATTTTTATAAAGGTATTGAAGAAAATAGATTCTTTTCAAGGTAATAGTAAACTTTCCACATGGCTATATAGGATAACCATCAATACTTGCAAGGATTATATAAAAAAACACTATAAACATAACAATATATATATAGATAAAGGAATTGATGGGGAAGAAGGGGAAATATTTTATCAACTACCCAGTGAACAAGGAGAACCTTCTTTAGTTTTAGAAGATAAATTAAAGAAAGAGGTCTTATATAAAAGTATCGAAATATTGGAACCTGATTATAAAGAGGTAATAATTTTAAGATATATTAATCAATTATCTTATGGAGAGATCGGAGAAATTTTAAATATTCCTGAAGGAACTGTAAAATCCAGATTATATCGTGGAAGATTAAATTTAGCAAAACTTTTAAAAGAAAGGGAACTTTTATAACTAAACTTTCGTCTAAAATTTAAAGGTGGTGATTACCATGGAATATAAAGAGTGGGAAGAGTTGAAAAAAGTTGATACACTTTTAAAAAATATAGAAAAATCAGAGGTTCCTTCAGATTTAACGGAAAGAATAATAAAGATGGCAAAAGATCAAGGACTTATCCATAAATCTAACAAAAGGACTTTCTCAAAGTTTATATCTCCAATATCAACATTTTCAAAAATCTCCCTAACTGTTGCTTGTATATTATATCTAATATTATCTATAAATTTTATAAGTTTAAATTATTGGAAAGCTACAACCTTTGAAAAATCAGGGGAATATGAAATTACCAGAAGTAATTTGGCTACTGAAGGAGTAGAAGATTATTCTAAGGATTATTCTAAGATAGAATCTGAAGGGATAAATACCCAAACTATTCTTTTTCTAGTAGCTTTGGGGCTTTCTACACCTTTTATAGTAGAAGTAATAAAGCTAAAGAAAAACCTTTAAAAGTTCACTCCTTTTAAAGGTTTTCTTTTATTTTTGGTGTATAATATGTATATATATAGCTTAGATTTAAGGAGAGTGAAAGGGATGAAAAAAGCAGTAATAATTGATGGCAATAGTTTAATATATAGGGCATTTTTTGCCTTGCCATTATTGCAAACATCTAAAGGTGAATATACCAATGGTCTTTATGGTTTTACAACTATGTTGTTTAAAGTTATAGAAGAGGAAAAACCTGATTATATTGCTGTGGCTTTAGATAAAGGTAAAAAAATTTTTAGACATGAAACTTTTCCAGAATATAAAGGTCATCGTCCCAAAATGCCTGTAGAATTAATAGGACAATTTAAATTACTTAAAGAAATGTTAGAACTAATGAAAATTACCTACTTTGAATTAGATAACTTTGAAGCCGATGACATTATAGGGACCTTTGCCCAAAAAGCCAAAGGGCAAGGTTACCATA from Anaerobranca californiensis DSM 14826 includes:
- a CDS encoding pseudouridine-5'-phosphate glycosidase; the protein is MKLSFSLEVKKALEEKKPVVALESTIISHGMPYPKNYQTALEVERIVRENGAIPATIAIIGGTIKVGLSQEEIDYLAKTPGVYKVSRRDLPFIVATGKDGATTVSGTMIVAAMAGIKVFATGGIGGVHIEGENTMDISADLTELGQTDVAVVCAGVKSILDIGRTLEYLETLGVPVITYKSREFPAFFSSKSGFPSPLSTDKVEDIANTIKTKYTLGLKGGVVIANPIPEEFDFDGEIIGKAIRDALKECKEKNIRGKEVTPFLLQKIVDITGGKSLQSNIALVKNNAKLAADIAKLL
- the yfmF gene encoding EF-P 5-aminopentanol modification-associated protein YfmF; the protein is MENIFQKEVITEGINLYLYQTKKYKTVSFRVFLYNKADEDITKTALIPFVLARGTENYRDNLTIRKNLANLYGAQLASGVTRRGDAILLDFRLEMVSPKFVKEKNYLAKGLDILKEVIFNPFTIDEGFNPLYVDGEKENIKNRILAVLNDKGRYAFERAIQLMCPNDPYRFFKYGKLEDLPQITPQNLYGKYKEIVENCPIDVFVVGDFEKEEIIKIIKGKFNYPRKELKVLAKPKRVEFLGYKEEVEEMEVNQGKLVMGLKTPITLEHPLYPALLMYNGILGAYPHSKLFKNVRENASLAYYTGSNLEGLKGLVFIFAGIEAKTFQQTIGIIKEQLEDLKKGNISEKEFQYTYLSLESSLLETYDEVGGQIGYFVDGNLVGKKMTIPDLIESLKKVNIEDVVEVAKSVELELIYFLKGKGGE
- the yfmH gene encoding EF-P 5-aminopentanol modification-associated protein YfmH yields the protein MAIETFEFKEVGEKGYRWELDNGLTVFYLPKPNFKKTFGVFAANYGAVDFAVENYNFPPGIAHFLEHKLFEEPHGNIEEEFAKLGVNVNAFTTHIHTCYFFSATGNFYTALELLLNFVQAPHFTEENVKKEQGIIAQEIEMYRDDPNWVVYLNLLKALYPNHPVSKDIAGTIEDIMKITPQILYQCYNRFYNPHNMVLLVAGDLDLLKLREFIEENQKGKKFGEKYKYIRNISYDPFIPNKKLVEEKMEVARPILCMGFKDKDVGQKGKELFKKEIATLLLMETILGRGSKLYNNLYDEGIIDSSFGVEYTAEDGFGHTILSLETDDPLGFVERLELEINKIKEQGLDKEEFILNKRKLEGLNLMELNSMENVVLGFMGDYFRDCNYFDRVQVIREVTFEDVQQRLYEHFDFKMSAISIINNSILTKKR
- a CDS encoding RNA polymerase sigma factor, whose amino-acid sequence is MEPLLEKKIVEGLKKRELSSFEEFIKAYQRDIYNIALRFLNNEQDALDVTQEIFIKVLKKIDSFQGNSKLSTWLYRITINTCKDYIKKHYKHNNIYIDKGIDGEEGEIFYQLPSEQGEPSLVLEDKLKKEVLYKSIEILEPDYKEVIILRYINQLSYGEIGEILNIPEGTVKSRLYRGRLNLAKLLKERELL